The sequence below is a genomic window from Gammaproteobacteria bacterium.
CACCAGAGGGCTCAACATACCGGCCGCCTCCATCACCGGGAAATGGCCGATGTTGTGCAACGCAGTCAGTAATTTCGGGCCGATAAACTGCGGCACCATCCTGCCCTGATGCTGCCGTAGCAGGCGCTCTGCCGTGTCACAATAAAAGTCCAGGAAATGGTTATCGCGACTAAACATCAGGAAAGCATTGTGCAGCTTTTTATAGGATCTCAATTGACCCGAATCCTCCCGTTGTACCCAGACTTCTCGACCGAGCGCGAAATCAGAGTCGGGTAATAGAAAACGATCTGCGTCGAATATCAGAAAATCGGCATCACACCAGATCACCTGATCGTAGCCCTGAGCCAGTCTCTGTTGCAGGATTTTGAGCCGCGCGAGATCGCTTGCAATCACGGTTTGAGCGCCGATTTTACCAACCAGGGCGGGTTCGATCAGGTCGAAAATCTCGTCATTTAGAAAGTGCCGCTCAAACCGGTTCCGCTGCGCCCAGTTCGCGACCGAATCGAGGCAGGCCTGCAGCCAATCGTAGGGTAGCGGATCACGGTGGGATTGAATAACCAGTGTAGTAGGCATGCAGGAACAGGCATAATGACTCGAAGATGACAGCTTACCATGCTATTTTGCCGCACCCGTTAACCGCCCAGGAGACAAATCAATGACCAGCCCTATCATCGCAAACAATACGCCAGCCAGGGTGGCGCTCGAAAAAGACAAGAAATACTATTTCTGTATGTGCGGGCGCAGCGGCAACCAGCCATTTTGCGACGGCTCCCACAAGGGCAGCGAGTTTTTACCCATGGCCTTCGTATGCGAAGCCAGCAAGGACTATTACCTTTGCCGATGCAAGCATAGTGGCAACAAACCCTATTGCGATGGTACTCATAAACAGTTCGCAGATGACCGGGTTGGGAAGCCCGGCGACTAGCGAGGCGAGAGTTATCCACACAGTCGAGGGCCTCCCCCTTCGCTGGCGTTTTTACCGTAAACCATGCGCTCGATTCCGGCCCAGTACGCCGCCGCCTCGCACATAGGGCAAGCGGGTGAAGATGAATAAAGCGTGCAGCGACTTAAATCACGCGAACCGAGGCGACGAGCTGCGTCCCGAATGGCCTCCATCTCGGCGTGCGCGGTAGGATCACGATTGATTACCACGCGACTCGGAGACTGACCAACGATTCTGCCATTACGAACCACGACAGCACCATAGGCCTGATCACCGCTGTCAATCGCCCGCCTTTGCATGCCGAAGGCCCGCGCGATAAATGTCGCATCATCGCTTCGTTCGGGCTGTTCAATCGAATCTGCCTGGGTCTCGCTCGCGATGCCATCGCGAC
It includes:
- a CDS encoding nucleoside deaminase, whose translation is MDKPADVKRRKLMLGLAGVVTLVAGRDGIASETQADSIEQPERSDDATFIARAFGMQRRAIDSGDQAYGAVVVRNGRIVGQSPSRVVINRDPTAHAEMEAIRDAARRLGSRDLSRCTLYSSSPACPMCEAAAYWAGIERMVYGKNASEGGGPRLCG